In the Vulpes vulpes isolate BD-2025 chromosome 12, VulVul3, whole genome shotgun sequence genome, CCATGCAAGATCCCAGGGGCAGTACTAGGCCTGGAACACAGCTGAATAGCAACCCCAGAACTACACCTCCCCTTTAAAGTTGCTCTAACCCAAAAGACAGCCTACAAGGACACATTCCAAGTACAAGACTTTTGTACCCCAGCCTGACTGCAGACCTTTCTTCTCCACCAGGAGCcgaacggggtggggggggggggggcacccagtCCTCTGAGGGCCTGCAACAGGCTGGCAGGATCCATGGAACCCTTCACACAGTTCTGTGCAACATTCTGAAATGCTGCCATCTGTAGACACTTTAAAACAGCTAGGATCCTAATCATCCCAGATcaaagaacatctttttttttttttttttttttcaaagaacatctTTACTGTTCACAGCCAGTGAAGTGAAAATGGCTTAAAATCAATATGGCTCAAGCTTTGAGTCTTTACTAGGATCTACTGAATTCTTTGGGGACCATacctttaaaaagtgtttaatgCCATCTATTCAAGAGTTACCGGTAGTTCTGCCAAAACAAACGGATTTCAATTACTGCATTAAAACGACTAGTCCTTTCTAGGACTTGGTATTCTACCTCAGAAACGTCACATAAGGAATCAATTCTCCTCGGTTTGTGGTCTTTGGGAATCAAATATTAATATCGAAGAACTTCATCTGAAAATCACTTAATAAGCTAGTTCTTCTGAAGGACCCCGACCCCATGCAAGCAAAAGGCCACCAGGGTAGGAAGGGCAGCTCCTCCTCAGGACCCCCTTGCCTATGGCCCTGCCTCCTTAGCCACACTGCTAAAGGACTCCAAGAACATGCACAACATGCAGTGAGCATACTTCCCACTGCTCCCTTTGTTTTGTGCAAGCACGCAGCCATTTATAGACAGTTTGGGTTAGATCCTGTGCAGCCAGGCCAATCACACAGCCCTTCCACAAGGGCCCGAAAGGGACATTTACCTTCAGTTGAGGAGTCGGCCGACCTCGACACAATGGCCTCGACTGCCGAGCCTCCTGCCACAGCCAGAGACACGGGCCACTGTCACCTACGCCCCAGGCAGGAAGAGAGCACCAAGAAACAGTCCACATGACACTGAAGCACAGACAAGACAAAgtgcagtttttaaaagaagatttatttgacaAGTTTCACTTAGCGCAATACACCTAAAGGAAATCACGATACAAGGAAAAGTTTAAATCAAGGCCTCAGAATTTCATACAAACACCAAGACCAAAATCCTAACGTATGGTGTTGCGTCTCAAAGTTGcccattaacttaaaaaaaaaaaaaagcttaaactTACGTGCCTTAGAGGTTATTAAATGAAACTAGAATTAACAAACATGCCAAATGTGTTCACTTTTAATCGTAGACACAGCTCCTATATTGCGTTTTACAAAAAAGCATGTCTTTCAACATGCATCCCAACAGTGTTCAATGTAACGTGGTAGAAGAGCAACATTTAACATAATTCAACTGCTTTAACCTAAATACACTTGCTGCTTATTAAGTACATCCTACAATAGAACTAGAGAAAAGCTGAAAATTGTTTAACAGTTCTAGTTTACTCAGGTGTTACATCCTAGATGAATGTTTGTGTTCAAAAATACTGAACCTTAAGTCTTTAAAACAATCCTGATTCCCACTTAGAGTAATAAGCATCAATCACAAGCTTGTATTGCAAAActgttaaactttttttctttaaaaaacgtTGACCAAGAGAGTCAGTGATCAGGATCAGTTACATTCCCCATCCACCACTCATACTGGACATGCTAGACATCCCTCCCATTCCGTTCACTCCCATAGATGCACGGCTTCCACTACTGTAGTAGCTGCTGCTCACTGCTCCTTGGCTGCCTGCAGAGAGATCCAGGTGACAAGTCAGCAGAATCATCAGATTAACAGGCCAATAAAATATAGCATTccaagaaaaagtttaaaaagtatacGAGTACAAATGGCTGCTGTCCAAGTGGCGAGAAGCATGTTTGGGAAAGGGGACTCCCGACTCCAAACAAGTCTCAATTAACCCCTTCTCTCTGCAGTACCAACTTGCCAGACTCTTGTGCTACCATTTAATTGGATGCTTCAGGATCAACATAGAAAATTAAGTTTAAAGGAAAACTAGTGTTTTTCAAAAATTGCAAAATTACTTCATGTTGTTTTTAAAGCTAAgcaaggcatttaaaaaaaaaaaaaattttaccataAACATTCACAATGTGTCCATCGAATGGCATATATGAATAGGGAGGACAGGGGCAGTCTCTTGCTTTTCCTATTCATGGTGGGCAGGAAGTGAGATGACAAAAGTTGGGACTAAAGGCAACTCACTGTGCCCAAAATGGCAGCCTCCATGGAGTTAAGTCAGAGCCATTGACTGCTATAGAAATATTACAACATATCAGTATTTGCTATtgggaatttatattttttgagaaaatatttacctaTGCAATGTTTGATTGAAAATCACTGGAGTTTTCCTGTAAAACTTGGTCTGCAAAAGGATTTTGTAGGGTAAGACTATAATACCAAAATCACCATTCTTTAgaccaattgaaaaaaaataaaaataaagcaatcctAGGATAAACCTGACTAGTAAATACGGTCCTAAACccaaccaccattctactatTTAAAATTCTCCCTCCAACTAAAATGGATTTAATGCTAAccatagacagaaaaaaaaaaaaatcaacagtttaattttttaataaacgGAGGCAGATGTTTTCTGGCTCGACATTATTCAAAGTTGCAATGACTATTTTCAATTTCTGTAACACTTCCCCCCTCCCCATGATTGGTTCTGAAAATTAAGCTAATAAGAACAAGTTACTTTTGGatcaaaagcaaatatttattaacccaGTTTTACCAAAAGGAGCCTGCATATTCCCCCAACTAAGAAACCTGCCTAAAACttatttcaagtatataaaaaaaCATGCTTACCATATCCACTCATGCTGCTCTGGCCGCCATAGCCGCCTCCATAACCACCACTCAGCTGCTGACTGGCTGGGCCACCATAACTGGACTGGTTTGCTGTTAAGTTAAGAGAACATTAGAACCCTGTTCCATATGTAATGTGGTACCTGGTGGTACCGGGCTTGTAATTCTAAGTCTATGATTTTCCAGTCTTGATCTGATATCACTAtaaccctctgcctccttctgcctATTGCCTATGACCAAACTACCTTTCTATCCATCATATAAACTAGACAAACGTTTATAAACCAAAAGGCTAACAGTATATGCACATCAGCAGGACTAAATCCACGTGATTCCAGTAGGTAGAGGCATTGAGAAGATTTTAGAATACTGCTTAACTGGATTTAGTGGGGTTTTCCCCCCATAATTTGTAAGTAAGGTTATGTCATACAGTTGATCACCGAACACCTAATTATACGCAACTAACCATGCCCAAAACTTTGACCTTGTGCTTTTAACTAATCATTAATTTCAGACTTCTACTTCATACTTAAGACAATTCAACTAGTTTCCGcagtcccctcccccaaaacTACTTAAAACTAGTTATCTAAACATTTTAACTCACAAGGATTTAAATTAGCCAGACACAAAATCCAAATTGAAAACCATTTCGCTTAACTGCATTATGCTAaactcattaaaatataaattaacttATATAATTGACTTATATAGatatgttttggtttttaaaaaaactaacgATATTTACACAAGCCCATGCCTCCCATCATTTGGCTACCATAAGCACCACCGCTTGCTCCTGCTGTAGAATTCAAGAAGAGTTCTACATATCTGTGTtctgaaatgagagaaaaggCATACAAGGTTAGcttaaaaaaagacactaaagTGATATTTACACAAACCCATGCCTCCTAGCATTTGGCTACCGTAAGCACCACCGCTTGCTCCTGCTGTAGAATTCAAGAAGAGTTCTACATATCTGTgttctgaaatgagaaaaaaaaaattttgaaagtgtttgttggtgaaagaaaaaagagaagcacTTTAAGTTCTTAAACAAGTAGATCTGTGAACTTCAAATACTTTTGGTAAAAGTAATTCTAGCTGCTTCTCAGAGGATTAATAACTACACTGGTTTCAAAAAGCAGCCTTTTGATCTAAACATTCACCTAAATTGTTTTACGTTTGTCAATTAAGAATATACTTCAAGTTCGTGTTACCATCAAAAACTCCTTTTCAAtcatactaatttttaaaacccacatgctttaaaaaaaaaaaacccacatgctTTTTAAACACACACCAAAGAACTAACgcattattgaaaaataaatttctcacaCATCCTTATTACTTCTCTATCCACAAACACTGGTCTGGTCGCCGTTAAAAGAGACCCCAAGATACTTAAAACCACACTTACGCatatttgctttgtcttttgACATAGCTGCCACAGCATCTTCATGAGTTGCAAACTCGACATCTGCTTCACCAGTTACTCTGCCATCAGGACCAATTTCAATATGTACTCTCACAGGGTTAAGCGGtgaaaaaaactaaatacaagGTATTTCAGAGAACAAAGTCAAATATCTACTgttacaaggaaaaaataatttacagctTAATGTTTCACTTAAGAGTTAAGACTGAAGTTTTACTGCTATCCTGGAACAGAAAACTTATAAATTTATCTTACACTTACATTATAAATGTCATTCTCAGTAGCTCTGTAAGGTAATCCCCGCATGTGTACACAATGTCCTGTTGTGCTCTGGAAAGTAGAGCCACCATCCCCATATCTGTGATCAGACATTCCTGAAAAACAGTAATTGAGGTCTAGATTGACAAGAGTGTAAGTACTCTTCAGCTGAGAAGTTCAATTCTTACCTTACCTCTTCCAAATCTATCGGACCCAAATCCATAGCCATCATTATAGCCATTATAATCATCATAGCCTCCATAACCTGAAAAACAGTAATTACAATCAATCAAATGGAAACAGTTACATGAGGAGCAGACCCTGTGATGCCTGCATATTCTCACTTACCTCCACCATAAGCACCACGCCTCATCCGTTCAAAGCCGGCTCCCCTGCCAATGCTGTTATACCCTCTGCCAGCTCCAGGTCTGTCATAGGGACCTGGCCGCTGCATGGCCATAAGCTTTCGTGGTGGATCATAGTGAGTTCTAACTTCAGCTCGACTGCTCTTAAAGATTTCGATATACCTAAAGCATTGTTCAcgagggaaggggatggggaggggagagaaaacaTTAGTCCACTTCATACAGGTATTTAGTTACACAAGAAAACAATGTAGTCATAGCCATGAAACTGACTAATATTTAAAGCCAGATTTCTTATATTTGCATAGGCAATGACCAGAAATTCACTCAAATGTAAGATTTTTATAAAcgtaaactttatatatatagagTAAAACACTCCTCTGAGGCAGAGCCCAACCTTAGAGGTAAAGAGGAGTACTATAAATGTCTTAGGAGGGAAAGAGTTCCACTCAACTTTCAACATGTCAGGTCTTAAATCCATTGGCAGCATGTATAGCAAGTGGGCTAAAAAGCCAGCCTCCACCAACAGTCTAGCCCACACTACACATTTCATTTCGCCAGTAATACCCCAGGCCTATGCTTTTAGTAGGAATCAGCATAGGTAAGCGCATGCTTCAATGAAAAATAGTCACAAGCAAAGAGAATAAAACCTTTTGTGACAATTTCTTGAAAGCTATGCTTATTAATACATATGCAGAATATTTATACAGCAAGAAAAAGTTTGTTGCatttcaactttaaaaacaaGATCAGAAAGTATCACATTTTCTTATGGTAATATTAATTTACTAGGTGGGTGTTATTACAGCTAAAGCCAGGTttgtattaacatttttttaaagccatagtCTCTCAACTCTATTGATTAGAATTAGGAATCTTACAATATTTGACAGGGAGATCAAATTAACTGAGGGCAATTTTAAAACCTAAACTTTCATCTCAATGTATGATgggactttaaaagaaaatttgaaaattgtgGCAAACATCAATTAGTGGGgactagaaaatatatttttcttctaagcaGAGAGAATATGGATTTAATTGTTTACCATAAGAAAAGTGACAAATCCAACCAACCATCCATCCCCACCTGTGCCCTAttctttccttgtgtttctttAGAGCCTTTTCAGCTATTTCCTGTGAAGCAAACTGCACGAAGGCCTCCCCCGTACTCCTCCCCTGGAAGTCCACCGGCAATGTTATCCCATTTGGCACGATTTCCAACCCTTCAACCCAAGGACAAATAACCCCAGTAGGGGGGCAATATTAACATCACAAGCCCAGAAATGATTCTTCTTATAGCTTTAAATAAACCAGAATTTTAACTTTAGGTGAACGGTATGCTTTCAACAGTACTGTTTACATATGCATTGTAATAATATGAAGTTCCATTATTACAAAGTACAACTCAATTCTTAACACACCCCATGGCATagtatgttaaaaacaaaaacaaaaacacttgaaCACAGGATGCATTAAGAATAACAATTAACACTCTAATCTATGCAAATTAATGTTGAGATTTACACaagaatttaatataattttcaagCAATATATACAACAGTTACTAAACTTCAAACACACCTTTTacctcattttatatttcaatgttttaagTTAGTGGAacttcaactttttttaaaaaaaaatatacatttaaacattttatatacaaattcaAACATTGCTTAAGTCATATAATTGACAAACATACAATCTAAACTTTTCAACAAACAACTGATCTAACACAGCACAATCATGCACTCTTATGCTCTAACAGTAGTATGATTCACTTCTGGAATTTCCGTCTATGAAAAATCCTTTCCGTGGATACATTCCCAAGCTTACAAAAAGGGCTTAAAGCACTTTCCTAGAAGATATGAAATTATGTTCATATTTAACGTTGACAGATAGCATTCAATTCTCACCAGTTTAGACAAAAACAATCAAAACAGACTTGATTTCAAAAATTCTGGCAAAACATTAGGACTTGatacatttctaagattttattacaTACTACACTAAACCATGAAAGGATTTCTTGTTAATTCCACTTTATCACATCATGAATATTAAAAGTTACTGAAAATATATGATTTAACATTCTGCTAAACATGCAATTTTATCAGCTCTTCAGCATAAAAACATTCAAATACTTTAGGCCCAGAACAATTTCAAAACACTTTCTGTATTTCAGATACTGAGACTACATTCAAACTACTCCTACATTAGATTGGTTTATATTTAATTCCCTGGCTAAAAAACCAACAGCTCCTTccataagttttttttcttcttacagaAAATTAATTAGACCATTAGAGACATTTCTGGGCCCAAGACCCAAATGTGTCTTAAGACATAGGCACTTGCCATCAATTACAACAACCTAACTGATACTAATCTAATGTTAAGTGATCTTACCTTTAACTTGAAGTACTTTGCTGAACAGCATTGTGAGAAAAGTAAAGCTGTTGAGGACAATCCTTAAAGATCTACTCTAACTACAACACTAAGTATAGGCAAAGTTAGCATAACGGAAGTACTTAATTTCCACCTTTAAGATGGGCTTAAATTATTTGAAGGTctccaggaagaagaaaacatttaattcatCTGCATATACTCACACTTGTTTAAATATCTAAGCTACTCGACTTTAAGGTCTATAAAATCACAAGTTGCCAGAAACTAGCCAGAACTCACTGCTCAGCATCAAACAGAACTACATACCTGAGAAGAACTGAACAATTTCTTCCTTGCTACATCCAAAGGGGAGTCCTCTAAGCCGTACAAAGCCATCATTGGCCGTGTCAGGACTATTTGGACCAGTATGCTTCAACACCCAATCCATTTCAACGTTGTTTGACTTGAATACTGAAAGAGGTGCTTAGAATTAGTCAATTTTGGAAAGTTAGAGAACAAAGTTCAGACTTCCTGGGTCTTTAGATAATCTAGGAAGAGCTGCCATAAACTCCCTTAGATGACCATTTCCATGCGGTCAAATACCTAAAATTCAGAAGGGGTAAGATAGAGCTCTAtgtgtttaatgttttatttactgttaCTAGGGCAACATAAATCAAACCTTCAACATATCTGTGTCCCAtagtttctctgtcttttttcagGGCCAATTTGACTTCATCTTCTGATTCAAGTTCAACAAAAGCCTCGCCACTCGGTCTGCCTTCTCTGGTGTAGATGAAACGAATACCTTGAGCCCCATTTTGAATTTTGCAGTCTGGAAAGAAAACAACCGTTaatacagaatttaaaacaaaacaaaacaaaaaaaaccacctctggGTGATACAGATGGAACGCCTGTTCATGCCCCTGCTACAAAGTAAAGTTTCTGCAAAGCACAGAATGACCCATATTACCAATTCCCAGGGCTGCTTGCCAGTACTTAAGCATTTATCTTCTCCCAAACTTTCTTATTCCCTAGACATGTTCCCATTACATCAGGAAAATCCAATAGCCaaagcagtttcttaaaattatCTCCAAGTCCTCTCCACTGAACATCTTTAGTAACTTCTCATAAAGAAAGTCTGGAGTCTAATTTTATGCCACTGAGTCTGGTTTCAAGTTGTGGTCTGGGGCACGTGATGGTTTTACCTTACTAGCAGCAACATACAATTTCTCCTGCGAATCCAAACTGCAGGGCCAATACTCACCTAAAAGGGGATCAATGTTAGCAAGCTAAAATGCTCCAGTTGCACAGCTGAAGCCAAACCCAGTCTTGCTCACTGCAAGGTGGCTTCCAGTGTACTTGGTTCTCGTTTTACAGGTCCTTTTCCATTACCAACGCTAAATTCAGCCAATACTACAAGTGTCCTTCCAAAACCTgtgaatttcttccaaatataCCCTCCTCAGTCTAAACTCACATTAACAATAAGGacatttttgtagaaattattcAGGAAACCTGCTTACTGGAAAAAAGCCACAGACAAGTGAACTTCCCTGGGGCTTCAATGTCAACTGTAAAGTGAGCCAGATCAAGAACTAGATGAGCAAGATCTTTTCACAATTACCAAATCTTGATTAGGAAAATTGTCTGAAATTAAGAAGGGacattttaactttctgaagTCGAATGCCCCCACTTCAAGGGCATACCGAAATTGGAAATAAACTGTTATACTTTAAGGATTTGCAAAATGTTTATAGTATTGTTTGCCCAACTATTGGACAATTTTctcaaaatgaagaggaaaattcCATTTATCCTTTCGAAAAAACAGCCATAAGTTTTGGCCCTAGCCAAAAGACTAGGGCTTAAAAgtaggtaaagaagaaaaaaaaaaatccgccAGAGGCAGCActcgcccaccccacccccacccccacccccacgggtTCGGAGAGCGGGCGGGGCTTTCGCAATTTCCATTGCGTAACAGCAGCCCGCCAGGCGCGAGCAGCCCAGCAGGAACGGCTGCCGTCCGCGCCCCGCTAGGGGGCGCCCCAGgcccgcctcgccccgccccgccccagccgcccgcctccccgcccgACCGCCGGCCCGACCGCCGGCCCGACCGCCGGCCCCGGCCACCAACTCCCGCCTCCGCTTCAAACTCACCAGAAAAAAAACGCTGCACTTCATCCGCCGAGCAAGACCAGGGCAAGCCCCGGACCTTCACCACGAACCCCTCTCCGCCTTCGGTGCCCAACATCATCGTCTCTTACTGGGTCTCGGGGCCGACACAGGCTGCAAGACGAGCGACGAGCGTCAGAGAAcgaggaaaaggcaaaattaaactGCCCTCTGACCTCGAGCCACCGGGCGGCCCGCGGCGCCCCAGAGGGGCCGAGCCCGTGCGGACGCCCGAACCCTGCCCATTCCGACACTCAGCACCCCTTCGGCCAGCAGCCCGGCCCCCAAAGCCGCTTTGGACACCCGGTGCCGACGCTCCGAGGCGAGGGGGCCCTGGCCTGGCGCCAGCGTGGATGCAAGGAAATGGCGGCGGCCGCTTCCGCTCCGCCTCCTCCGACATCTCACACAATAGAGTCGACGCGGCCTGCAGGCCTCCACGGCCCCGCCGCTACTCAGCCCACTATTCCTGGCTCCAAGCGGCAGCCCGCACCTCGCCGGTCACCCCCAGGCTCTACAGAGGTCTGGAGGTAAGCAATCCTCCCAAAAACGGCATCCTCGAGGATCACTGGGCGGCAAACACCACGCGGCAAACACTCACCTGAACACACGACTTCGGCGTGGCTGAGAAGAAATGGCCAGCGGGCGCCTGCGCAACCTAAATAAGGCCCTTTGAACGAGCTCTGCGCACGCGCAGCTAGGTGCCCGCACCGCCCCCTTGCGTCACAGAGAGCTCCGACGCATGCGTAATTTCTTgagccgcccccccgccgccAGCGAGCTGTTATGCGCTTGCGTCGTAGACTTCTTTCCCCCCACCTCCATAAACCCGCTCTGCTTTTTTGCGCCTGCGTCATCCCGCGATTATTGAACTCGGAGCCTCCGCGGTTTATGATTTTAGTTTCAGGCGCATGCGTCTTCCTTCAAACCGTTCTGTCGCCTTACCCGccggagtgggggaggggaacggTGGGGGTCAATTCCCAGTGGGTACGGTCTGTAAGGCAGTCCCGAGCTCTGGGTGGTGGTGAGGTGGCCGTGTCCCTACCGCTCTCCTAGCCTGTTATCCGTGCTCGGAGCCGACGCAGGGGCAGCCGCTCCCCGGTCGGGCCGCCTGTACCCCCTTTCTCCCTAGAGCCAGCCCGCGACCAGCTGGGCCCTCCGCGGGGCTGCGACGTCAGCAGCGCGTCGGAGGTGTGTGCGCCTCCGCTCCTCTTACCTGCCACCGTCGGGCCTGGGGCCCGGACCCGCGCGGCGTCCCAGTGCCCCTGCCTGAGGCCCGCACCCCGCGACCCTCGCCGCGGCACCCCGGGGGGCACCCCGGGTTAGGCCGGCCGTGCACGGCCTAGTGTCTGGTGAGCGCCGGGCTCCGCTCTCCCCCAAGTGGGCTCTTCAAAGGCTGAGCGGGACCCCCGGGCCTCCCCGTGTGCGCACGCGGTACGGGACTCGTGAGACTCGTGGTTCCCGCCGGCACTGCGGGAAACTGACCTGCTGTCCTCACCGGCTCAGGCCCGGTGGGCACAGGCCACGAACATGTGAACAGTCAGGTACGTGGAGCCCTTAGGGTAGGCCTCCCTGGCGTTGGAAGATGCAGGCGAAGCGTGCTCCTGCCCACGCGCAATGGCATTGGAGGCCAAATCCAGATTTGGCAGGTCCGAGAAAACGAGAGAAAGACATCCATGGAATAAAGAGGATCGATGATCCAAGAGAGGAACCCCAGAGGTGGGGAAGGGCCGGACCTTGGAACCATCTTGACCGACCATTTAGGCCTTGGCAACAGTGTTAACCCCGAGAGCGAGGGGAACGCATTGCCAGCTGTTTAACGGTGAGCAACAGGAGCTGTTGGTCAAGGAAAACGGGGAGGGAGGAATAGGGACCCAGAAGGATCAGGCAGTGTGAGTAATGCTGCCTGCCCTCAGGTGAAAGCAGAGCTAGAGGAAATGGCAATTTGGCTGGAGTCACCAAGATGTGGGACTCCCAAATCTTCCAGACAGTTTAGGTCTATCTCTGGGGGattcaaaataaagaacactTTTTGCTCTTAGATGCTCTCTCCAGAATATCACAAAGACACCTCCCAGACGTTTCttctccttaaaatattttgttgttaaggtttgattttatttgacacagagtgcacaagcagggggagcagtggcagacagagggaaagagagactccccactgaacagggaaccccacacggggctcaatcccaagaccctgggatcatgacctgagctgaaggcagatgcttctccaactgagccatccaggccccctaattttttgttttaattgggaTATAACTTTAACATCTGGCAATGTCTTAATAGGTTACAGCATTTGAGAGTTCTGGTCTTATTAAATGAGCAAAGAACACTGGTTTATGGTCAGATGAGGGGGAAAAACCCTGATCCCTTTAGGTAGGGTGTTTTAAGAAGTCAcgtttttgggacacctgggtggctcagtagttaagggtctgcctttaactcaggtgtctgccttcggctaaggtattgatcctggggtcctgggatcaagtcctgaaacAGCCgactgaatgaagcctgcttctccctctgtttgtctttgcctctctcatgaatgaataaataaaatctttaaaaataaaatagggacgcctgggtggctcagcagttgagtgtctgcctttggctcagggcgtgaactcagagtcctgggatcgagtcccatattgggcttccggcatggagcctgcttctccctctgcctgtgtctctgctctctgtctctcatgaataaataaataaaatatttttaaaggattctttttttttaaacaactttattttttttttatttatttatgataggcacacagtgagagagaggcagagacacaggcagagggagaagcaggctccatgcaccgggagcccgacgtgggattcgatcccgggtctccaggagcgcgccctgggccaaaggcaggcgctaaaccactgcgccacccagggatccccaataaaatatttttaaaaagaaaaaataaaataaatttttataaaatcatgttttttaCCTTTTAACAATATGGCCACACTTCCaagatgtttatttttcctaatttttttctatagttttcttggGATTTTCTAACGTAATAAGAATGGGGgcgggcagcccggatggctcagtggtttagtgggcttcagcccagggtgtgatcctggggacccgggatcgagtcccacgtcagctccctgcatggagcctgcttctccctctgcctgtgtctctgtgtctctcatgaataaataaataaaatctttttaaaaataaataagaatgggggcacctggctggctaagttggtggagcatgcaattcttgatcttggggttgtgagtttgaaccccacattgggcgtagagattacttaataataaaatccttaaaaaaataaatgtaattgtaTGATCATCATAGACTAGATCACTTACTTaggatacatttctagaagtaAAATTATTCAACAAAAGGATCTAAATCTTTTGAAGGCCACTAATAAAGGTTCTAGCACTTCACAAACCTCTTTGTGGTGTGTGAGGATTCCATATATCTTGTTTTGCTGGCACTGAAAATTTCCTGTCCACTAATCATTGCTAATGTAATACTGAGAAAAACCCTATCTCTAATCTGCATCTGTTTGATACTGGTGAGGtagaatgaataatgaattatatacatttatagcCAACTCCCTGTTATATAGattgtcactttttctttttcttcagtgatCTTTTGGTCCTTATTAAGGCCATTAATCCctacctaaaatatttttctgtttgcttatcTTTTACttgttctaatatttatttattttttaatttttatttattatttatgatagtcacacagagagagaggcagagacacaggcagagggagaagcaggctccttgcaccgggagcctgatgtgggattcgatcccgggtttccaggatcgcgccctgggccaaaggcaggcgccaaaccgctgcgccacccagggatccctaatatttattttttaaagacttatttgttttaaagatagagCACTAGtgagaagagcagagaaagagggagagggaatttcAATCAGACTGTGCTGAGTGGAGCCAACATAGTGCTCAGTCTCAACcattctgagatcacaacctgagctgaaaccaaga is a window encoding:
- the HNRNPH1 gene encoding heterogeneous nuclear ribonucleoprotein H isoform X4 is translated as MMLGTEGGEGFVVKVRGLPWSCSADEVQRFFSDCKIQNGAQGIRFIYTREGRPSGEAFVELESEDEVKLALKKDRETMGHRYVEVFKSNNVEMDWVLKHTGPNSPDTANDGFVRLRGLPFGCSKEEIVQFFSGLEIVPNGITLPVDFQGRSTGEAFVQFASQEIAEKALKKHKERIGHRYIEIFKSSRAEVRTHYDPPRKLMAMQRPGPYDRPGAGRGYNSIGRGAGFERMRRGAYGGGYGGYDDYNGYNDGYGFGSDRFGRDLNYCFSGMSDHRYGDGGSTFQSTTGHCVHMRGLPYRATENDIYNFFSPLNPVRVHIEIGPDGRVTGEADVEFATHEDAVAAMSKDKANMQHRYVELFLNSTAGASGGAYGSQMLGGMGLSNQSSYGGPASQQLSGGYGGGYGGQSSMSGYDQVLQENSSDFQSNIA
- the HNRNPH1 gene encoding heterogeneous nuclear ribonucleoprotein H isoform X6; this translates as MAMQRPGPYDRPGAGRGYNSIGRGAGFERMRRGAYGGGYGGYDDYNGYNDGYGFGSDRFGRDLNYCFSGMSDHRYGDGGSTFQSTTGHCVHMRGLPYRATENDIYNFFSPLNPVRVHIEIGPDGRVTGEADVEFATHEDAVAAMSKDKANMQHRYVELFLNSTAGASGGAYEHRYVELFLNSTAGASGGAYGSQMMGGMGLSNQSSYGGPASQQLSGGYGGGYGGQSSMSGYDQVLQENSSDFQSNIA